TACATCTTTAGCATGTTGAACCCATTGAACAGCCTGTTTAGTAGAAGGCGCCCCCGAACCAACAGTTACGGTAACTCTTTTGTTAGCTGCTTTCACAACTGTTTCGACCACTTTCGATCTTTCCTCAACCGTCAACGTAGCGTATTCCCCTAAAGATCCTACTGGGACTAGCCCATTTACACCCTCATCAATAAGCCAATTACATAGTTCATGTAACCTCTGGTAATCTACCTCATATGAATCTGTGAATGGAGTGACGATCGCAACATGTACACCTTCAAATCTTGTCATTTAATTCTTCCCCTTTCAAAATCATTTTTTATTTTTGGTTCGTCTTGGGTGTGAGAATTAACTCTACGCTAATATAAATGCAAGTAGTATGCCAACTTGAATTTGAAGTTTCAGGAGAATTTATATATATATCTATCAGACAAGGAGTTTTAGTACATTCTCACGGAGGAAAGAAAGATTTAAGCATGAGAATGCCACATTTTAAGCCTTTGAAATCAGGAAATCGAAAACAACATCTTAAAAGAGCATTCTAATTAGTATAAATACTAAGCCGCATATAATTCTCTCTTAACCTTAATAGTAATTAGGTGGGAAATATTCAAAATAAAAAAGAGTATTAAAGTGTAAAAAATCTTAAAAGGGAGTGTAAAGATATTTATACACTGTATAGACTTTTGATATCTTCCCATCTATTTTATATGCTAAGCATAATAGTACTCAGTTACTGTTTCTTTTTATTGAGAAAGTATAATCTAAAGATAAAGAGGGCTAAATACTGATATCCCAAATTAAATATCAGTAAAGTAATGCATTTTATAAAAAAAAGACAGTTTCTCCTACAAGGAGAATACTGTCCAAAATAAATGAAATTCACTTATTATTTATTTGGAATCGAACTATGGAAATAGGTTTAATTAAATATCTATATGTCTTCTTCAAACAAGCACTATCTCTGAGTAATAGCTATATTATTCTGCTAGAGGAGCAATATTAAAATTTAGGGAAAAGTTTTACGTACAGTATGAAGGAAGGCAAAAAGAAACTAAATACTTTTCAAAGTAATAGTTCCCTCTTACCTACTCCAAGGGAGATAGAAAGTCAGTCATATCTTATGCTCTATTTAAACTATCTTTTTTGGGGTACCCTGGCTACTTTTCTTTACATAGAGAGCTTTCCAAAGCTCATGCATTTTGCTTCGCCCACTATTAATCTCTGGGTTGAATTGGATCGCAGCCTGTTGACGAATGGCGTGGACCTTTTGTATTGCTTGTTGCATTTGTTCATTAATTATATCTAACTTTTTACCAGCATATTTGGTGATCGATAGGCCTGCTACTGTTCCTTGAGCCATGGCGATTTTACCACTCTCAATACCGGTGATATTACCGGCTACAAATAGCCCTTCAAGAGGAGTATCCATCGTCTCTGAATGATGAGGTACGTGACCGCCTAATTCAGGAATATATTCAAATGGACATCCGGCAATGGCAGCAAGCTCTGCAAGTGGATATAAGCCACCTGCGATACAGACAAAATCTGCTTCATAAATCATTTCAGTTCCAGCAATAATATTGCCCTTAGCATCAATATTAGCCACACGCACTCCTTCAACCTTATCTCTACCAATAATCTCGATTGCTGCTTTTCGAAGTTGTAGAGGAGTACCATTTATTTTCAAGCCGTTTTTTGGATATAAGTTCAAGCCGGCTTTTCTAATCCAGTCATTTTTCATAAAATGGCTTCCAACACGTAATAACTGCGATGGGGCAAGATGAGATGCATTTAAGAGTGATTTCAAGACCTCCTCGGGATTACCTGCTTTTTGACTAAGAGGACTTTTTTCTGGGAGGATAATCCGATCAATTGCTATTCCAGCTAACTGTAATTCATTTAAAATTGCAAATGCTAGAATATTTGCTCCAATAATAATACCTTTCTTCCCAACCTGGACACGGTGGACATTCGTCATTACTTGAGCAGCACCAATTGACATTACACCAGGAAGTGTCCAGCCACTCAGTGGGATAGGGTATTCAGCAGCTCCTGTAGCTAACAGTAAGAAGGGGGCTTCTAGTGCACCTATGCTAGTATGAACATTCCATAGCTGATCTTCTTTTTCTAAGTTATAAACGGATACACCACAATGTATATTGACTGATAGTTTCCGTGCTTCTTGATGGAGGCGTTCAGATTCCTTAATCCCATTCCACCATTCACCAGACGGTTCTTGATGAAGTTGTCCAAGCAACCTGCCACCAGGCTTTACAAATTCATCAAGGACGACTACTTTGAGACCAGACTCTGCACAGGCAATAGCACCTGCTAACCCTGCTGGACCTGCTCCAATCACAATAACATCAATCATGGCTTTTCCACCATCCTTCTTACGATATTCGGGTGCTGTTTACCACTCTCAATTACCATATCTTTTTCTACAAGTGTTAGGCAGGCTCTTACGTTTGACTGTTCATTCACAGTTACACGACATTCCAAGCAATGGCCAATATTACAATAAACCCCTCTAGGCGTTCCACTATCTTCATGGACACGTAGTTTTCTTATTCCATTTGCTAAAAGGGCGGCTGCAATTGTTTCATTTTCATACGCCTCATATCTAATTCCGTCAAATTGAAAAAAAATACGCGTTCTATCACCAAAATCTCCTAAAATGGGATGCTGTATTATTCTATTCATTGGTTTTCACCTACTGTTCCAAATGTGACTGGACGAATTGGAGGCTGGTATTTTAACGGAAGTTCACCAGGCAAGGTATCAGGGATAACAGTTTCGATAATTTTATCTAATGTGGACCTGCATGTACGCCCTCCACAAAAACCCATTCCTGCTCTAGTTCTTAACTTTAATTCCCTTGCAGTACATTTATGTTCATCAGCTGTTGATTGAAGTTGTCCATAAGTAACTTCCTCACAACGACAGATAATAATTTTCTCTTTATTAGTCATTTGAAATTCCTCCTCTATGTTCCTTTATGAAAATATTATGCAAAAAACATGCCAACATAGAGGGGGAAGAGGCTTAATGTAAGCCAAGTCGCTTCAGCCGGTTGTATAAAGTAGCCCTTGTGATTCCGAGTTGTCTAGCGCATATTAATTTATTTCCATCAGAAAGATGTAATGCTCTTTCAATGACTTTTTTCTCGTGCTGATCCATTTCTTCCTGTAAGGACAAAATGGTGGAAACACTTTCGATATGTACGTTAGGTTCAATATTTTTACTTTTTTCAAAACTAATACTGTTTGAATTAAAAGGTAAATAACCCCTTTTTATTACGCCGTCTGTTGCAAATACAACAAGTCGTTCAACAACATTGCGAAGCTCTCTAATATTACCAGGCCAATCATAACGAAGCAGTTCATGTATAACTTCTGGAGATAGTTCGTGAATTGGTCTGTTATAGTTCAATGAAAAATCATTTAAAAAATAATGAGTTATTTCAATAATATCTTCTTTTCGCTCTCTTAAAGGAGGGATATGTAGACTAACCACATTCAAGCGATAATATAAATCTTCTCGGAACTTTCCTTCTTTCATTAATTCACTGAGATCACGGTTTGTTGCAGCGATGACACGGAAATTGATATTAATCTCTTTTTCTCCACCCACACGATAATATTTTCGTTCCTGTAGCACGCGAAGAAGTTTTACCTGCATATCAAGTGGCATTTCTCCTACTTCATCAAGAAATAAGGTTCCTCCTTTTGCTAGTTCTATTTTGCCCTTTTTTCCTTTATTGTCAGCGCCCGAAAAGGCACCACGCTCGTAGCCAAATAATTCACTTTCAAATAAAGACGCTGGTATCGCACCGCAGTTAATTGAAATAAAAGGTGCATTAGGCTCTTCACTTGCTTCATGAATAGCTTTAGCAAATACCTCCTTTCCAACTCCACTCTCACCCAATATCAGAACTGTTGATTTAACAGAACAAACTTTTTTAGCTAAATGAACCGTTTTTTGGAGGGCAGCGCTCTTGCCTTTAATAGAATTAAAGGGATCAGATGAGTCCTTGTATTTTGCTACTGCTTGTTCTAAACGGTGTACTTCATTGGACATGTTAAATAATTTTTCATTGAGCACGACTTGATTTGTGATATTCGTCTCTGAGACCACTGCCCCTATAATCTGATCATTGAAATAAACAGGATTAGAATTAATTAAGACAAACAGGTCAGACCTAGGTTGATGATGTTGGCTCACAATGCTTTTTCCTTGATACAAAGATTGCAGGATTTCTAGATTTTCATAGTCAAAAAAATCGGTAATTGGTCGGCCAATTATATCTTGATGATCCACTGAGAAAATTTTTTCTGCTCCGTCTGTCCACGTGCAGACGCGCTCATTATTATCAATGACCGTGACTGATGAATCCGTAGTTTGAATGACAGTTTCATAAAATGCCTTTAATTGATTGTAAGAGTTATGAAGAAAACTGATCATTTGAGTTGCCGTTATGCAGCCTATAGGATTTCTGTTTTTGTCAAGAATAACGACTATAGAATGATGAGTAAACGCCTCAATTAAGATAGAGAATGAATCATCCTCATAAATGGACTTACATGGAAGCTCAACTGTTTGTTCCGTTAGACGATAATAAAACTCACTGTTTCTCTGTATAATGTGATGCTTATCTAAAGATGTATCCATTACAAGCCTATTTATTATTTCTTGCACTGACGGAAATGAAAATACCATGATATCCTCCCAAATTGTAAAAGTTTATTAACACTGTCAAAAAAATTATACATATGTTTATTTAATTTTCAAAATATTTTTTACATTAAATTGAATTACATTGTAATTTCTTACTTTGTTAAAGGTTAACTTTAGTTGGCACACTATTTGCATTATTAGATTATAAAAGCCATTTGATTGTAGGGAGGAACATTATGTGGAACATTGCGATGTTTTAGTGATTGGTGGGGGGATTATTGGCTGTTCGATTGCCTATTATGCTTCCAAATATGGAAGAGATGTAACGGTAATTGAAAAAGGAGAATTCGTTAGTGGTACATCTTCACGATGCGATGGTAACATTTTAGCGATTGATAAGGATCCAGGTTTTGATAGTCAAATGTCCTTATTTAGTCAGAACTTAGTGGACGAATTAAGCAGAGAATTGGAGCATCCCTTTGAATATAGGGCACCAGGAAGTATTCTCGTTTGTGAATCAGAAGAGGAGATGGAAGCCGCACAAAAATGGGTGAATCGTCAAAAAGCTGCCGGTTTACCATTCCGGATGCTAGATCGACAGGATATTCGGCAAGATTCCTCTTTTTTTGCTGATGACTTATTAGGGGGGTTGGAATGTGCTACTGATTCTACGGTCAATCCTTATTTATTAGCCTTTTCACTTCTTGAGGGGGCAAAGAAACGAGGGGCTAAGGCCTTGAAGCATACCGAAGTAACACAGATGAGGAGAGAAGAGAGTGGTTCATTTACTGTAGAAACAACAAATGGTGGTTTTACCGCAAATCATGTTGTGAATGCTGCTGGAGTATGGGCACCTCGAATAGGAGAGATGCTTGATCTTTCAATACCGATTGAACCAAGAAAAGGACATATTATCGTTGCTTCAAGACAGCAACATGTGGGATCTAGAAAGGTAATGGAATTTGGTTACCTAATTTCTAAATTTGGTGGAAAACGTCGTGTAGATGCACTGACCGAAAAATACGGAGTGGCTCTGGTTTTTGAACCAACCGAAAGTCAAAATTTTCTAATCGGAAGCAGTAGGGAATTTGTTGGATTTAATACAAAAGTAAAAAATGAAGTAATAAACTGTATCGCTAAACGAGCAATAAGATTTTATCCGAAAATGGCAGATATGCTGATGATTCGTTCATATGCAGGATTACGTCCTTGGACAGAAGATCATTTGCCAATCGTTTCACGAGTGGACAAAATTCCTAACTATTATATTGCAGCTGGTCATGAAGGTGATGGAATTAGCCTTGCAGCAGTAACAGGGAAAATTATAGAGGAACTAATTAACGAAAAAGAAACGTCTATTCCTATTGAGCCAATTAGTTTTAATCGCTTTAAAGAAAGGGTGTTAAGCAGATGAGGGCAGAAAGAGTTTTTACAACAATTGATACACATACAGGTGGAAATCCAACGCGAACATTAATTAGTGGTCTCCCGAAGCTACTGGGAAAAACAATGTCAGAGAAAATGCTTTATATGAAAAAGGAATATGACTGGATTCGCAAGCTTCTAATGAACGAACCGCGTGGACATGATGTCATGTCTGGTGCTCTATTAACAGAGCCATGCCACCCAGAAGCAGATATTGGTGTGATTTACATAGAGACGGGTGGCTACCTTCCAATGTGTGGACATGACACCATAGGAGTATGTACTGCCTTAGTTGAATCAGGGTTGATTTCCGTTCAGGATCCTATTACATCCTTAAAGTTAGATACACCAGCCGGTCTCGTGGAAGTGAATATTTTTGTGGAAAATGGAAAAGCAAAAGAAGTGTCCTTTTGCAACATCCCAGCTTTTCTTTTAAAAAGCATTTCTGTTGATGTTGAAGAATTTGGACAGGTAGGTGTTGATATTGCGTATGGGGGGAATTTTTATGGGATTATTGACGCCAAATCAGTTGGATTAGAGTTAACTCCTGATAATGCTTCCCACATAATTGAAAAGGCAATTAATATTCGAAATACCATTAATGAGAAATTTGAAATCGTTCACCCTCAACATCCATTTATTCGAGGATTAACTCATATTGAGTTTTTTACTGAACCAACTTATGAGAAAGCAGACGTGAAAAACACAGTTGTTGTTCCTCCTGGTGGAATCGATCGATCTCCATGTGGAACAGGTACTTCTGCTAAATTAGCTGTGTTATATGCTAATCGGGAAATTTCAATTGGAGAAGAATTTGTTCACGAAAGTATTGTCGGTTCTTTATTCAGGGGATGTATACTTGGAACAACTGATGTTGAGGGTGTAGAAGCTGTTGTGACCAAAATCGTGGGTTCAGCCTGGCTGATGGGAATGCACAAATTTTTTTACAATGAAGAAGATTTGCTTAAAGAAGGATTTCTACTTATTCCGCCAATGGAACATGAAATGGAGGAAGTGTAATGAATATTCAAAAGGTATACTCAACAATAGATGTGCATGTAGCTGGTGAAGCTTTCCGTATTATTAAAGACTTACCATTCTTTCATTATCAAAGTTTAGAGCAACTAAATGAGCAACTCCAAGAGGAGTTTTTAGAGAGCATCCATCTTCTTTTAAATGAACCACGTGGATCTGCAAATTTAAATGGCTGTCTTATTGTTCCAGCCGTTAGCCAAGAAGCAGATGCTGCAGTTTTATTTTTTAATTATAATGGAAAGGTTCCTCTTCATTACGGTGGTATCGTTGCTGTAATTACAACTTTATTGGAATGTGGTCACTTGCACCCAAGGACGTCCAGTGAATACAAAATTGAAACGCTCAGTGGAGTAATTTCAGCTACTGCAATTATGGAAAAGGATGAAGTGATCTCAGTCACCATAGAGAGTAGACCATGTCAATTAGTCCAAAGAAATATCCCCTTGTCTTATTTACATTTAGATACAAGTTTCTCACTCGTGCAGGCTAATCAATTATATGCGGTATTTGAGAAACGTGATATTTCTGCAGAGATTCATATTGAGAAACTTTCTGAATTGAAGAGATGGGGGCAAACAGTACTTCAAGCTCTGGAGTCAATAATTCCTGTAAAAGGTGTTATTCTAATGGATGATTCTCATCTAGAAGGTGGCCAGATTAAAACAATCACCTTCGATGAAAACGAGTATATTGTACGTTCTCCGGGGTTCGAGTCAACAATGGCATGTTATACTAGCTTGCTTGCTAACGACAGAGTGTTAAACATAAAATCACCATTGATGAATAAAAGTATTTTTGATAGCTACTTAACAATACAAGCATCCACTCAAACAGAAACTGGATTTCGTTTTATCGTGTCAACCCGCGGGTTTATTACCGGAATGCAAACTTTTGTATTAGATCCGACAGATCCTTTTCCTTCGGGATTTTTATTAAAATAACGTTATTTAGGCTACATTCTTTCATTGGTCATCTTTATACCTAAGCTTCTATATCAAAACTTTCCTTGCCTATAGTGATTTCTCGAAACTATTTTAAGGGAGGGAAAGTAGTTTTATTTGGAAACTGAATTTTTAAAATTTTCTAATATTAGAGGAGGAGAGGTTGGAGTATGTCTAACAAAGGTAAGTTTAAAAGAGAAATATCATTAATGGATTTAACTTTTATAGGCTTTGGATCTATGTTTGGATCGGGTTGGTTATTTGCTGCTAGTCATGTTGCTGGAATAGCCGGCCCTGCTGGAATTATATCATGGGTAATTGGTGGAGTATCTATTTTATTATTAGGACTTGTATATTGTGAACTGGGAGCGTCACTTCCAAGGGCTGGAGGAATCGTTCGCTATCCAGCTTATACTCATGGCCCTATACTTGGATATCTTTTAGGGTTTATTACCCTTATTGCTTTTTCTAGTCTGATAGCCATTGAGGTAGAGGCAGCTAGGCAATATGCTGCAGCCTGGTGGCCCAGCTTGACTAAGGAAAACTCTACCTTGCCTACTTTAAGTGGATGGCTCCTTCAATTCGGACTTATTGTTGCTTTCTTTCTTTTGAATTATTGGAGTGTAAAAGTATTTGCTAAATCGAATTTTATCATAACTATCTTTAAATTTTTTGTACCAGCTTTAACAATCGTTGTTTTGTTAATACATTTGCATGGTGATAACTTTTCAAGTGTTGGATTTGCACCGTTTGGTTTTTCTGGTGTACAAGCAGCTATTTCTGCAGGGGGAGTAATTTTTGCTTATTTGGGACTTACACCTATTGTATCGGTTGCTAGTGAAGCGAAAAATCCTCAAAGAACAATACCAATTGCTCTTATTTTATCTGTAATTTCTTCAACTATTGTTTATGTTCTCTTACAAGTAGCGTTTATTGGAAGTATCCCAACGGATATGCTTGGCCAGGGATGGGCCAATATTAGTCATGAATTTAGTTTGCCATTTAAAGATATTTCCGTTATTTTAGGGTTGGGATGGATGGTTTATTTTATTGTTTCTGATGCAATAATATCCCCAAGTGGCACAGGTAACATTTATATGTCAGCTACTCCTCGTGTTGTATATGGATGGGCTAAAAGTGGAACCTTATTTCAAATCTTTTCTAAAGTTGATGCAAAATCAGGTATACCCAGACCTGCACTTTGGCTTACGTTTGTCTTTTCTATTTTCTGGACATTGCCATTTCCTTCATGGGAAGCGTTAATTAACGTTGTTTCCGCAGCGCTAGTTTTAAGTTATGCTATTGCCCCAATTACCACGGCAGCGCTTAGAAAACGTGTTCCTGAGCTAGATCGTCCATTTTGGGTAAAGGGCATGTCAATTATTGGACCTCTTTCGTTTATCGTTGCATCGTTAATCGTTTATTGGTCAGGATGGAAGACCTTATCTTGGCTACTATCTTCTCAGGTTCTAATGTTTATAATTTACCTATTCTTTAAAAAAAGAGTGCCTACCTCACAGGTTTCTTTTACCCAACAAATTAAATCCTCATTATGGCTGATTTTCTACTATGTTGCCTTAATGATTGTTTCTTATTTTGGTATGTTTGGTGGTGGCAAGGGCGTCTTAATTTATTCAACCGATTTAGTTGGAGTTACAATTGTCTCTCTGATTAGCTATTATTGGGCAGTCCATACTGCTTTACCAGTTGTTCATTTAGACGATGATGAAATTCAAGATAACGATCATTTAAAAATAAGCAATATAGATATTCCAGTTAGTAAATGACATATCAAATGAGTAAAAAAAGCTAATCAAAAGGCAACCGATTAATGTATCGGTTGCCTTTTGATTTTATCCTTTGTAATCACAAATGAGCCCTTTTTCTACATTATATGTAATAATTAAAACTTATTTTAATGAAACATTTTAATCTTTATATTGGTTAAATATCCAACTCTTTCGACTGAATAGAGATAAAACGTTAAGTGCATCCTCATGAAATACAGTGAATATGAGCATATTAAACCTATCCAACCCAAACTAGGAGGTACACGATGAAAAATCAGTCTAACAATTCTCAGCCTGCAATAGGGGATGACAGATTTAATACTGCTGGATATACTTCTGATGAAGCAAATATCAATGATGTGCAAGGAAAACATCTATCTAACTTCAATGATAAAGTTTCTACCTCTGAGAATGAGGATGCTTCTTCTACGAAACCATAAAGTCTTTTCTAACGAGAAATCTTTTAAGTTCTCGTTAGTCTGAAAAGCAGGTTAATATTTATTAACCTGCTTTCTTTATTATTGATTATGACGATACATATGAGGATCATCTGGTTGTTCTTCACGTTCTACTTTTGTTACTCTTACAATGGGAAGCGTCTTTTGGAATACTTTGAACCAATACCTAAAAGTATTCCTTTGACTAGTAAGATGATCTACTTATTACTTATAGATTTAGCATAAAGAGTGGATTTTTCAACATAATTATAATAAGGATAAATTGCATCTATTAAGTAACCTAAAGGCGGTGAGTCCTTATGAAAAACAGGGATAAAAGACGAAAAAAGAAACGTGATTTTTTAAAGGATTACTTAAAAAACAAGTTAGGAAATTGGAACCCTAGACTTGGCAAAGAGCCTACCTCCAACTCTAAGACGACGCAAGAAAATAGAAACCTTGATTAAATAATATTTGGGTGTAGGTATTTAGAAGTTTTTCACCATGAAAGATAGCCCCCTTTAGAAGTCTATCTCCAGAGGGGGCTTGATTAAAAGGCATATTTATTTAACAGCTTCTTTTAATTCTTTTCCTGGTTTAAAACCTTTATTATATATTTCTTTTAGAAAAAGTTAATACTTCCTTTTAAGATCAAGCTAATTTCCTTAATAAGGAATAGGATAGTTAAGGTAAATTTAGCATGGATTTGACGTTGTGAAAGTTAACATTGCTTTAAGTATATTCTGAAAGCCCACGCGTTCCATGTCCTTCCCACTAGCCTTATTATTGTAAATATACTTTCCATCTGCGATATAAGGTTTTATTACTTCTAACTGTCTATCTAAATTTTGTTCATTTGTACCTACACGAATATAACCAAAATTAATTCCCATTACTAAAATCATCCTTGTTTTTAGTAGACAGTTTAGCTATATAAAAACCACTAACAAAAGGTCTATTTCTAAGATTAAATAGACCTTTTGTTAGTGGTTTTCCAGTGTTTAAAAAGATGTACATTTTTGTACTATATCATCGGACAGACTTAATCCTAGGTTATGTATTGTCCCCTTTCAAGATTTCTTGCCCTGCGAGGTTTTTTGATGTATTCCGGAGAGATACATTATGGTAACTAAACATGCATACGATATACAACTTAAAAACCGAGAAAACACTAACCCTAATCAGTGTCTTTTCTGTTCAGAATTCGAATAAGAAAAGTGGTAGATGCCTCACGGCGTCTTGGGTAGTTTGCTTCAGATATGAGGTGTTATTTATTTTACTATGTTCTGTGTTTTTCAATTTTAAAAGGTTATCGATAATAATAGAGTTAAATAAAACAATAAAAATACTAGAAAGAATAATAAATGCAGAATAAAAATTGATTCATAAGAAGGAATGGAAAATAAAGATAGATAAAAATGTCTTAGCTATTAATCGGCTAAGACATTTTCTCTGTGTTGAATGTATTGTTATAGGGCTGTATTTATAGTTTTTTCTCTTTTGGACATATTATATATGGATATATTGAATAGGAGGTTGTTTTATGGAAAATAAACATAATCATGTTATGTTAACTTCTTCTAAATTATCTTATTTATGGACGACTTATCTTTCGGATAGTATGTCAATTTGTATTTTCAAACATTTTCTTCAACATATCGAAGATGAAGAAATTAAAGCTATCGTTACTTTTGCCATGCAATCATCAGAAAAACACATTAACTTTATTCGTGAGATTTACTCAAAGGAAGATATTCAAATTCCACAAGGTTTTACTGAAGCTGATATTAATTTAAAAGCCAAGCGCTTATTTTCTGATGTGTTTTACCTTCAATATATTAAGAACATGTCTAAAGGAGGATTAGTAACTTACGGTAGAGTGATACAAAACATTTATCGTCAAGATATTCTTACTTTCTTTAACACTTGTTTAATGCAGACCATTGAACTAAATACCAAGGTAACTAATCTTTTACTAGAGAAAGGAATCGCACTTCGTCCACCTACCATTCCATATCCTAAAAAATAGAATTTGTACATAAACAATCCTTTATTTTAGAGGGTCTAGGAAGAAGAGGAGCATTCACAGGAACAGAAGTAAATAATCTGTATGCAAATATCCAAACAAACTATTTAGGTACTGCTTTAGCTACGGCCTTTAGTCAAGTTGCTGAATCCGATAAGCTTCGTAAATATTTCCTAAGAGGAAAAGAAATTGCATTAAAACATATTAAAGCTTTTTCCAGTTATTTGGAGATGTGTTCACTACCAACACCTATGTCATATGACCAAGATATCACGGATTCTGAAGAACCACCTTTTTCTGATAAATTAATGGCATTTCATTTTAGTTTAATGATTTATGCTGGAATTGGAAACTATGGGGTATCTATTTCTGAAGATCAGAGGACGGATATGGATGTAGATTATTACCGTTTAATAGCTGAAATTCTAAAGTATTCTGAGGATGGTGCTAATATTATGATTGCAAATGAGTGGTTAGAACAACCACCTTTAGCAGCTAATCGAAGGGATTTAGCAAAGGATTAAAACAATGTGGCAAACAAAGAAGAAGCATTGTTGTGGAGTATTGCACTTCCAGGATTCGGACAGTATTTAA
This DNA window, taken from Priestia megaterium NBRC 15308 = ATCC 14581, encodes the following:
- a CDS encoding NAD(P)/FAD-dependent oxidoreductase, with amino-acid sequence MIDVIVIGAGPAGLAGAIACAESGLKVVVLDEFVKPGGRLLGQLHQEPSGEWWNGIKESERLHQEARKLSVNIHCGVSVYNLEKEDQLWNVHTSIGALEAPFLLLATGAAEYPIPLSGWTLPGVMSIGAAQVMTNVHRVQVGKKGIIIGANILAFAILNELQLAGIAIDRIILPEKSPLSQKAGNPEEVLKSLLNASHLAPSQLLRVGSHFMKNDWIRKAGLNLYPKNGLKINGTPLQLRKAAIEIIGRDKVEGVRVANIDAKGNIIAGTEMIYEADFVCIAGGLYPLAELAAIAGCPFEYIPELGGHVPHHSETMDTPLEGLFVAGNITGIESGKIAMAQGTVAGLSITKYAGKKLDIINEQMQQAIQKVHAIRQQAAIQFNPEINSGRSKMHELWKALYVKKSSQGTPKKIV
- a CDS encoding (2Fe-2S)-binding protein — encoded protein: MNRIIQHPILGDFGDRTRIFFQFDGIRYEAYENETIAAALLANGIRKLRVHEDSGTPRGVYCNIGHCLECRVTVNEQSNVRACLTLVEKDMVIESGKQHPNIVRRMVEKP
- a CDS encoding (2Fe-2S)-binding protein, which translates into the protein MTNKEKIIICRCEEVTYGQLQSTADEHKCTARELKLRTRAGMGFCGGRTCRSTLDKIIETVIPDTLPGELPLKYQPPIRPVTFGTVGENQ
- a CDS encoding sigma-54 interaction domain-containing protein; translation: MVFSFPSVQEIINRLVMDTSLDKHHIIQRNSEFYYRLTEQTVELPCKSIYEDDSFSILIEAFTHHSIVVILDKNRNPIGCITATQMISFLHNSYNQLKAFYETVIQTTDSSVTVIDNNERVCTWTDGAEKIFSVDHQDIIGRPITDFFDYENLEILQSLYQGKSIVSQHHQPRSDLFVLINSNPVYFNDQIIGAVVSETNITNQVVLNEKLFNMSNEVHRLEQAVAKYKDSSDPFNSIKGKSAALQKTVHLAKKVCSVKSTVLILGESGVGKEVFAKAIHEASEEPNAPFISINCGAIPASLFESELFGYERGAFSGADNKGKKGKIELAKGGTLFLDEVGEMPLDMQVKLLRVLQERKYYRVGGEKEININFRVIAATNRDLSELMKEGKFREDLYYRLNVVSLHIPPLRERKEDIIEITHYFLNDFSLNYNRPIHELSPEVIHELLRYDWPGNIRELRNVVERLVVFATDGVIKRGYLPFNSNSISFEKSKNIEPNVHIESVSTILSLQEEMDQHEKKVIERALHLSDGNKLICARQLGITRATLYNRLKRLGLH
- a CDS encoding NAD(P)/FAD-dependent oxidoreductase, with the protein product MEHCDVLVIGGGIIGCSIAYYASKYGRDVTVIEKGEFVSGTSSRCDGNILAIDKDPGFDSQMSLFSQNLVDELSRELEHPFEYRAPGSILVCESEEEMEAAQKWVNRQKAAGLPFRMLDRQDIRQDSSFFADDLLGGLECATDSTVNPYLLAFSLLEGAKKRGAKALKHTEVTQMRREESGSFTVETTNGGFTANHVVNAAGVWAPRIGEMLDLSIPIEPRKGHIIVASRQQHVGSRKVMEFGYLISKFGGKRRVDALTEKYGVALVFEPTESQNFLIGSSREFVGFNTKVKNEVINCIAKRAIRFYPKMADMLMIRSYAGLRPWTEDHLPIVSRVDKIPNYYIAAGHEGDGISLAAVTGKIIEELINEKETSIPIEPISFNRFKERVLSR
- a CDS encoding proline racemase family protein; translated protein: MRAERVFTTIDTHTGGNPTRTLISGLPKLLGKTMSEKMLYMKKEYDWIRKLLMNEPRGHDVMSGALLTEPCHPEADIGVIYIETGGYLPMCGHDTIGVCTALVESGLISVQDPITSLKLDTPAGLVEVNIFVENGKAKEVSFCNIPAFLLKSISVDVEEFGQVGVDIAYGGNFYGIIDAKSVGLELTPDNASHIIEKAINIRNTINEKFEIVHPQHPFIRGLTHIEFFTEPTYEKADVKNTVVVPPGGIDRSPCGTGTSAKLAVLYANREISIGEEFVHESIVGSLFRGCILGTTDVEGVEAVVTKIVGSAWLMGMHKFFYNEEDLLKEGFLLIPPMEHEMEEV
- a CDS encoding proline racemase family protein, which codes for MNIQKVYSTIDVHVAGEAFRIIKDLPFFHYQSLEQLNEQLQEEFLESIHLLLNEPRGSANLNGCLIVPAVSQEADAAVLFFNYNGKVPLHYGGIVAVITTLLECGHLHPRTSSEYKIETLSGVISATAIMEKDEVISVTIESRPCQLVQRNIPLSYLHLDTSFSLVQANQLYAVFEKRDISAEIHIEKLSELKRWGQTVLQALESIIPVKGVILMDDSHLEGGQIKTITFDENEYIVRSPGFESTMACYTSLLANDRVLNIKSPLMNKSIFDSYLTIQASTQTETGFRFIVSTRGFITGMQTFVLDPTDPFPSGFLLK